A stretch of Microtus pennsylvanicus isolate mMicPen1 chromosome 5, mMicPen1.hap1, whole genome shotgun sequence DNA encodes these proteins:
- the LOC142851337 gene encoding disks large homolog 5-like has product MSKNKVGYRPWLQQAVRGDSGVCKARSAGQTSTPNSVTGQEQRLNTVATLTLQLQMMTQERDELRGILANYTNKDLNNRLNFELEMVNMEHKKVMLDLQKFPMEMREALNKCKELTEETVSYSILHNQLLSERTQLKKKVSMLREENQKLWREQISLQVACEKVKNLYEKTDEMFCELCDEGDKKQDILVERQQSLLKLRDLVTKYTEMAEKLQNPLAVSQMRGICAAYLEKTVLLAGKRN; this is encoded by the exons ATGTCGAAGAACAAGGTGGGGTACCGACCATGGCTGCAGCAAGCGGTGAGAGGGGACAGCGGCGTCTGCAAAGCCA GGAGTGCTGGACAAACATCAACCCCAAACTCTGTTACTGGGCAGGAGCAGCGGCTGAACACGGTGGCTACACTGACCCTGCAGCTTCAGATGATGACCCAAGAAAGGGATGAACTTCGTGGAATTCTCGCTAATTATACCAACAAGGATTTGAACAACAG GCTAAATTTTGAGTTGGAGATGGTGAATATGGAGCATAAGAAAGTGATGTTGGATCTACAGAAATTCCCCATGGAGATGAGAGAGGCCTTGAACAAgtgcaaggagctgactgaggaaACTGTCTCTTACAG CATCCTCCACAACCAGCTCCTGAGTGAGCGAACTCAgttgaagaaaaaagtgagcatgttgagagaggagaaccaaaagctatggagggaGCAGATTTCACTGCAAGTGGCCTGTGAGAAGGTGAAGAATCTCTATGAAAAGACCGATGAGATGTTCTGTGAGCTATGTGACGAGGGGGATAAG aaacaggatatATTGGTGGAAAGACAACAATCCCTGCTGAAGCTGAGGGATCTGGTCACCAAATATACAGAAATGGCAGAAAAGCTGCAGAATCCCCTCGctgtctcccagatgag GGGTATCTGTGCAGCCTACCTGGAGAAAACTGTCCTGCTGGCTGGCAAGAGAAACTGA